In one Parambassis ranga chromosome 6, fParRan2.1, whole genome shotgun sequence genomic region, the following are encoded:
- the frmpd2 gene encoding FERM and PDZ domain-containing protein 2, translating to MGTFVTLAEVLEARGSPLEEDEVWCLLLATTDALLEISKKGPGNMCSVLSPGSVLLSANGSLAFKSCARYEDVASFTAPEVQQGHAPSTRTAAERMVVYSLGMTLYWCVDYHLPQNQPVQMSSELEGLLLSMCEDVAVKRADLLSVLETCELHHKASILPPVDRLIRQLVEDVYRISVDHMSMAENGTQLTDRSQMVRDRLHNLAYNQTENGKLIFPRIPSGGRRRESYGIWQQLNRGPCSPYMDGNRNANSRALAQFESSISLNDKKLKEMGPEFIRVLDEPLVVLELPGSIVSKKGKSPTTQRELSVVMPNGQSILVKCEVKSRGGDVFDMIVAHANLMEHFYFGLAYIDDNEFFFVDNDTKMSKVAPDSWKKVPSTTFVLFFRVKFFVNDISLLLHKQTRHQYYLQLRRDLLEDRLSCHEETALYLGALALQTEYGDCMPEVYGRNYYRPDQYVSKSVMEKRALPYIQGQLLRLHTNNAQMLTDESELEFLKVCQQLPEYGVLFHRVMRDKKPLDGEIILGVCAKGVIVYEVKDGCRSTAQNFYWRETATISSNRHKFIVECRGSKKKYTFITERSKIAKYLCNLCSAQHKFNNEMNSRQLSHSLVSEDNLVQYSAVCRTQSSNLKSYSCSETPQDDSGLTTPQDESLNKLCNDVTARFEARVKQQRQSFNEHSTCSSSQRSSMGMRSPACSQRSGSEAPSGSPAARETPPKLGTPLEREVICVSLKKDPKLGLGIVIVGEDTVGRYDLGIFVASIVPGGPADKDGRIRPGGRLISLNHISLEGVTFNEAAEVMQSSPEEVQLIISQPKVSISPNSVRSSVLRNYESQSTLTADGRSVDDSLDEIVSVMMTPKTRNRLHVPREVRGAQDGFSLSPSLNCLRPEEIPVELRKISGTLGISISGGVNTPSGGIYIKSLVSGGAAERDGRLHAGDRLLEVDGINFQSITYQQAVECLSKTGEVVSLVVMRESINLPRVCLSSDKSNSVSNQCLSPPIHQPKLNSCPTVSTSPKKIPNQSRDYSFVTDDNTQEVTLTKTDNGLGFSFIMCELDPPTRNFGSLVRIKELFPGQPAEQSGRIQEGDILLSINGQSLKELSYPKVLKLFKNSPAEVQLSLCRLPPGILPSIDQFTGT from the exons ATGGGTACCTTTGTGACCCTGGCAGAAGTGTTGGAGGCCCGGGGTTCACCACTAGAGGAGGATGAGGTTTGGTGTCTGCTGCTCGCTACCACTGACGCCTTACTGGAAATCTCCAAAAAAG GTCCAGGTAACATGTGCAGTGTGTTGAGCCCAGGCTCAGTGCTTCTGTCAGCCAATGGAAGTCTGGCCTTCAAGAGCTGTGCACGGTACGAAGATGTGGCTTCCTTCACAGCTCCTGAAGTCCAGCAGGGTCACGCTCCCTCCACCAGGACCGCAGCAGAAAGG ATGGTTGTGTACTCCCTGGGGATGACTCTTTATTGGTGCGTTGACTATCATCTACCTCAAAACCAG CCGGTCCAGATGAGCTCTGAGCTGGAGGGTTTGCTGCTGAGCATGTGCGAGGATGTGGCGGTGAAGAGGGCTGACCTTCTGTCTGTGCTGGAGACCTGTGAGCTTCACCACAAGGCCTCCATACTGCCCCCTGTTGACCGTCTCATCAGGCAGCTGGTAGAGGACGTTTATAGAATCTCA GTTGATCACATGTCCATGGCTGAAAACGGAACTCAGCTAACAGACCGCAGTCAAATGGTCAGGGACAGATTACACA ATCTCGCCTACAATCAGACTGAGAATGGAAAACTCATTTTCCCCAGGATTCCCTCGGGAGGTCGACGCAGAGAGAGTTATGGCATTTGGCAGCAGCTAAACCGTGGTCCCTGTAGTCCGTACATGGATGGCAATCGAAATGCCAACTCACGAGCGCTCGCACAGTTTGAGTCTTCAATAAGTCTGAATGACAAGAAATTAAAG GAAATGGGGCCTGAATTCATTAGGGTACTAGATGAGCCTCTGGTTGTCTTGGAGCTGCCTGGATCTATTG tgtcAAAGAAAGGGAAATCACCAACCACCCAGAGAGAGCTCAGTGTGGTGATGCCAAACGGTCAGAGCATCCTGGTCAAGTGTGAGGTGAAATCCAGAGGAGGGGACGTCTTTGACATGATTGTGGCTCATGCCAACCTCATGGAACATTTCTACTTTGGCCTTGCTTACATTGACG ATAATGAATTTTTCTTTGTGGACAATGATACTAAGATGTCCAAAGTTGCACCAGATAGCTGGAAGAAAGTGCCTTCAACCACCTTTGTCCTTTTCTTCAGAGTCAAGTTCTTTGTCAATGacatttctcttctttt GCACAAACAGACCCGTCACCAGTATTACCTTCAGCTCAGGAGAGACCTTCTGGAGGACAGGCTGTCCTGCCATGAGGAGACAGCCTTGTACCTTGGAGCTCTGGCCCTGCAGACGGAGTATGGAGATTGCATGCCTGAG GTGTATGGTAGGAACTACTACCGCCCTGATCAGTACGTCTCCAAGAGCGTGATGGAGAAACGTGCCTTGCCTTACATTCAGGGGCAGCTGCTGCGACTTCACACCAACAACGCACAGATGCTTACAGATGAATCAGAGCTTGAATTCCTTAAG GTTTGTCAGCAGCTTCCTGAGTACGGGGTCTTGTTCCACCGTGTGATGCGTGACAAAAAGCCTTTAGACGGAGAGATTATCCTCGGGGTGTGTGCCAAAGGTGTTATTGTCTATGAGGTTAAAGATGGCTGCAGATCCACAGCTCAGAATTTCTACTGGAGGGAGACAGCAACCATCTCCTCTAAT AGGCACAAGTTTATAGTAGAGTGTCGAGGCAGTAAGAAGAAGTACACCTTCATCACAGAGAGGTCAAAGATAGCCAAATACCTGTGTAACCTCTGCTCAGCCCAGCACAAGTTTAACAATGAGATGAACTCCCGTCAGCTGAGCCACAGCCTGGTCTCAG AGGATAACCTTGTGCAATATTCAGCAGTGTGCCGCACCCAGAGCAGCAACCTCAAATCCTACTCGTGTTCTGAGACGCCACAAGATGACAGCGGTCTGACCACACCTCAGGACGAGTCCCTCAACAAACTGTGCAATGATGTCACAGCCAGGTTCGAAGCCCGTGTAAAACAGCAGCGCCAGAGCTTCAATGAGCACAG caCCTGCTCCAGCAGTCAACGTAGCAGCATGGGTATGCGTTCCCCAGCATGCTCTCAAAGGAGCGGATCTGAAGCACCCTCTGGTTCTCCAGCAGCCAGAG AAACCCCACCTAAACTGGGGACGCCATTAGAGAGAGAGGTCATATGTGTTTCCTTAAAGAAAGACCCAAAGCTTGGACTAG GGATAGTGATAGTTGGAGAGGATACTGTGGGCCGTTATGACTTGGGCATCTTTGTTGCCTCCATCGTGCCTGGTGGACCTGCTGATAAGGACGGACGCATCAGACCAG GTGGTCGTCTGATCTCTCTGAACCACATCAGCCTGGAGGGTGTCACTTTCAACGAGGCAGCAGAGGTCATGCAGAGCAGCCCAGAGGAGGTGCAGCTCATTATCTCTCAGCCAAAAg TCTCCATCAGTCCCAACAGTGTTCGCTCGTCTGTGCTGAGGAATTATGAATCCCAGTCCACGCTTACAGCAGACGGACGATCGGTAGATGACAGCCTCGACGAGATCGTCTCTGTCATGATGACACCGAAGACCAGGAACAGGCTACATGTCCCCCGTGAAGTACGTGGTGCACAG GATGGCTTCTCGCTGTCTCCGTCTTTGAACTGTTTGAGGCCGGAGGAAATCCCTGTGGAACTCCGGAAAATATCGGGAACTCTTGGAATCAGCATCTCT GGTGGGGTAAACACTCCCAGTGGGGGAATCTACATCAAGAGCCTTGTGTCAGGAGGGGCTGCTGAGAGAGATGGACGTTTACATGCAG GTGATAGACTGTTGGAGGTGGATGGAATTAACTTCCAAAGTATCACCTACCAGCAGGCTGTGGAGTGTCTGAGTAAAACTGGGGAG GTGGTATCCTTGGTTGTAATGAGGGAGTCTATCAACCTACCCAGGGTTTGCCTCAGTTCTGACAAGAGCAACAGTGTCTCCAATCAGTGCCTCAGTCCACCTATCCATCAGCCAAAACTCAACAGCTGCCCAACCGTCAGCACCTCTCCAAAGAAGATACCCAACCAGTCCAGAGACTACAGCTTTGTCACAGATG acaacacacaggaagtgactctGACCAAGACTGACAATGGCCTGGGCTTTAGTTTCATAATGTGTGAGCTGGACCCACCCACCCGCAATTTTGGCAGCCTGGTTCGGATAAAGGAGCTTTTCCCTGGCCAGCCGGCTGAGCAGAGCGGCAGAATCCAAGAGGGTGACATCCTGTTGTCCATAAACGGCCAGTCCCTGAAAGAGCTGTCCTATCCA AAGGTGCTAAAGCTGTTCAAGAACTCCCCAGCTGAAGTACAACTGAGTCTCTGCCGGCTTCCACCAG GGATTCTTCCATCTATTGATCAGTTCACCGGCACATGA
- the mapk8b gene encoding mitogen-activated protein kinase 8 isoform X1, with the protein MNRNKREKEYYSIDVGDSTFTVLKRYQSLRPIGSGAQGIVCSSYDHNLERNVAIKKLSRPFQNQTHAKRAYRELVLMKCVNHKNIIGLLNVFTPQKTLEEFQDVYLVMELMDANLCQVIQMELDHERLSYLLYQMLCGIKHLHAAGIIHRDLKPSNIVVKSDCTLKILDFGLARTAATGLLMTPYVVTRYYRAPEVILGMGYQANVDVWSVGCIMAEMVRGSVLFPGTDHIDQWNKVIEQLGTPSQEFLMKLNQSVRTYVENRPRYAGYSFEKLFPDVLFPADSEHNKLKASQARDLLSKMLVIDASKRISVDEALQHPYINVWYDPTEVEAPPPAITDKQLDEREHTVEEWKELIYKEVLDWEERTKNGVIRGQPASIGATVSSSPHPHHQHHPSTSSSSSMSTDPTLTDTDSSLETASNAAAAATTAGPVGCCR; encoded by the exons ATGAACCGGAACAAGCGTGAAAAGGAGTACTACAGTATAGATGTAGGAGATTCaacttttactgttttaaagCGCTACCAGAGCCTCAGACCCATTGGATCTGGTGCACAGGGAATTGTTTG TTCATCATACGACCACAACTTGGAGAGGAACGTCGCCATCAAGAAGCTGAGCCGGCCCTTTCAGAATCAAACTCATGCAAAACGGGCTTACAGAGAACTGGTGCTCATGAAATGTGTCAACCACAAGAAC ATCATCGGActattaaatgtatttacacCACAGAAGACACTGGAGGAATTCCAAGATGT GTATCTAGTGATGGAGTTGATGGATGCCAATCTCTGTCAGGTAATTCAGATGGAGCTGGACCACGAGAGGCTGTCCTACCTGCTCTACCAGATGCTGTGTGGAATCAAACACCTGCATGCCGCAGGCATCATACACAGG GACCTGAAGCCCAGTAACATAGTGGTGAAGTCTGACTGCACACTGAAGATTCTGGATTTTGGCCTGGCCAGGACGGCCGCCACCGGCCTCCTCATGACGCCCTATGTGGTGACCCGCTACTACCGCGCCCCTGAAGTCATCCTGGGCATGGGCTACCAGGCCAACG ttGATGTCTGGTCTGTTGGCTGCATCATGGCTGAAATGGTCCGGGGTAGTGTGTTGTTTCCAGGCACTGATC ATATCGACCAGTGGAATAAAGTCATCGAGCAGTTGGGGACGCCGTCCCAGGAGTTCCTGATGAAGCTCAACCAGTCAGTGAGGACCTACGTGGAGAACCGACCGCGGTACGCTGGATACAGCTTTGAGAAGCTCTTCCCCGATGTCCTCTTTCCAGCAGATTCTGAACACAACAAACTGAAAG CGAGCCAAGCCCGAGACCTGTTATCTAAGATGCTGGTAATAGATGCATCGAAGCGGATCTCGGTGGACGAAGCTCTCCAGCACCCCTATATCAATGTGTGGTACGACCCAACCGAAGTAGAGGCC ccgCCACCCGCGATCACAGACAAGCAGCTGGATGAGAGGGAGCACACAGTGGAGGAGTGGAAAG AGTTGATATATAAAGAAGTGCTGGACTGGGAGGAGAGGACAAAGAACGGTGTCATCCGGGGACAGCCAGCATCCATAG GTGCAACAGTGAGCAGCAGCCCACACCcgcaccaccagcaccacccctccacgtcctcctcctcctccatgtccacCGACCCGACCCTGACCGACACCGACAGCAGCCTGGAGACGGCCAGCAACGCCGCTGCCGCTGCTACAACCGCCGGCCCTGTGGGCTGCTGCAGATGA
- the mapk8b gene encoding mitogen-activated protein kinase 8 isoform X2 produces the protein MNRNKREKEYYSIDVGDSTFTVLKRYQSLRPIGSGAQGIVCSSYDHNLERNVAIKKLSRPFQNQTHAKRAYRELVLMKCVNHKNIIGLLNVFTPQKTLEEFQDVYLVMELMDANLCQVIQMELDHERLSYLLYQMLCGIKHLHAAGIIHRDLKPSNIVVKSDCTLKILDFGLARTAATGLLMTPYVVTRYYRAPEVILGMGYQANVDVWSVGCIMAEMVRGSVLFPGTDHIDQWNKVIEQLGTPSQEFLMKLNQSVRTYVENRPRYAGYSFEKLFPDVLFPADSEHNKLKASQARDLLSKMLVIDASKRISVDEALQHPYINVWYDPTEVEAPPPAITDKQLDEREHTVEEWKELIYKEVLDWEERTKNGVIRGQPASIAQVQQ, from the exons ATGAACCGGAACAAGCGTGAAAAGGAGTACTACAGTATAGATGTAGGAGATTCaacttttactgttttaaagCGCTACCAGAGCCTCAGACCCATTGGATCTGGTGCACAGGGAATTGTTTG TTCATCATACGACCACAACTTGGAGAGGAACGTCGCCATCAAGAAGCTGAGCCGGCCCTTTCAGAATCAAACTCATGCAAAACGGGCTTACAGAGAACTGGTGCTCATGAAATGTGTCAACCACAAGAAC ATCATCGGActattaaatgtatttacacCACAGAAGACACTGGAGGAATTCCAAGATGT GTATCTAGTGATGGAGTTGATGGATGCCAATCTCTGTCAGGTAATTCAGATGGAGCTGGACCACGAGAGGCTGTCCTACCTGCTCTACCAGATGCTGTGTGGAATCAAACACCTGCATGCCGCAGGCATCATACACAGG GACCTGAAGCCCAGTAACATAGTGGTGAAGTCTGACTGCACACTGAAGATTCTGGATTTTGGCCTGGCCAGGACGGCCGCCACCGGCCTCCTCATGACGCCCTATGTGGTGACCCGCTACTACCGCGCCCCTGAAGTCATCCTGGGCATGGGCTACCAGGCCAACG ttGATGTCTGGTCTGTTGGCTGCATCATGGCTGAAATGGTCCGGGGTAGTGTGTTGTTTCCAGGCACTGATC ATATCGACCAGTGGAATAAAGTCATCGAGCAGTTGGGGACGCCGTCCCAGGAGTTCCTGATGAAGCTCAACCAGTCAGTGAGGACCTACGTGGAGAACCGACCGCGGTACGCTGGATACAGCTTTGAGAAGCTCTTCCCCGATGTCCTCTTTCCAGCAGATTCTGAACACAACAAACTGAAAG CGAGCCAAGCCCGAGACCTGTTATCTAAGATGCTGGTAATAGATGCATCGAAGCGGATCTCGGTGGACGAAGCTCTCCAGCACCCCTATATCAATGTGTGGTACGACCCAACCGAAGTAGAGGCC ccgCCACCCGCGATCACAGACAAGCAGCTGGATGAGAGGGAGCACACAGTGGAGGAGTGGAAAG AGTTGATATATAAAGAAGTGCTGGACTGGGAGGAGAGGACAAAGAACGGTGTCATCCGGGGACAGCCAGCATCCATAG CACAGGTGCAACAGTGA
- the mapk8b gene encoding mitogen-activated protein kinase 8 isoform X3 — protein MNRNKREKEYYSIDVGDSTFTVLKRYQSLRPIGSGAQGIVCSSYDHNLERNVAIKKLSRPFQNQTHAKRAYRELVLMKCVNHKNIIGLLNVFTPQKTLEEFQDVYLVMELMDANLCQVIQMELDHERLSYLLYQMLCGIKHLHAAGIIHRDLKPSNIVVKSDCTLKILDFGLARTAATGLLMTPYVVTRYYRAPEVILGMGYQANGLLMAPFHVGAPGCLSRQANL, from the exons ATGAACCGGAACAAGCGTGAAAAGGAGTACTACAGTATAGATGTAGGAGATTCaacttttactgttttaaagCGCTACCAGAGCCTCAGACCCATTGGATCTGGTGCACAGGGAATTGTTTG TTCATCATACGACCACAACTTGGAGAGGAACGTCGCCATCAAGAAGCTGAGCCGGCCCTTTCAGAATCAAACTCATGCAAAACGGGCTTACAGAGAACTGGTGCTCATGAAATGTGTCAACCACAAGAAC ATCATCGGActattaaatgtatttacacCACAGAAGACACTGGAGGAATTCCAAGATGT GTATCTAGTGATGGAGTTGATGGATGCCAATCTCTGTCAGGTAATTCAGATGGAGCTGGACCACGAGAGGCTGTCCTACCTGCTCTACCAGATGCTGTGTGGAATCAAACACCTGCATGCCGCAGGCATCATACACAGG GACCTGAAGCCCAGTAACATAGTGGTGAAGTCTGACTGCACACTGAAGATTCTGGATTTTGGCCTGGCCAGGACGGCCGCCACCGGCCTCCTCATGACGCCCTATGTGGTGACCCGCTACTACCGCGCCCCTGAAGTCATCCTGGGCATGGGCTACCAGGCCAACG GACTGCTGATGGCTCCATTCCATGTAGGTGCTCCAGGCTGCCTTAGCAGGCAAGCAAATCTCTGA